From a region of the Gammaproteobacteria bacterium genome:
- a CDS encoding aspartate kinase, translating to MALIVEKFGGSSVGSVERIRHVASIVAADRGRGDDVVVVLSAMSGETDRLLELAARVDARCRGRELDMLLATGEQASAALLAMALAGEGVAAVSLTGAQARILTDGVWNRARITGIEDGAIRRHLDAGKAVIVAGFQGVDGGGNITTLGRGGSDTSAVAVAAALGARECRIYSDVDGVYTTDPRVENKARRLDRITFEEMLEMASLGSKILQIRSVELAGKYNVPLRVLSTFRPGPGTRITYEENNLENPGIAGIAFQRDEAQLTVRGVPDKPGVAARILGPVADDNIEVDMIVQNVGSRDGTADFTFTVHRRDYERASAILEKTVAALGAGRVLGDDSIVKVSLVGVGMRSHSGVASKMFRALAGEGIDIRMISTSEIKISVVLEEKNMETAVRVLHDAFQLESGGVL from the coding sequence ATGGCCCTGATTGTTGAAAAATTCGGCGGCTCGTCGGTCGGTTCGGTCGAGCGCATCCGCCATGTCGCCTCGATTGTCGCGGCGGACCGCGGGCGCGGCGACGATGTCGTCGTCGTGCTGTCGGCGATGAGCGGCGAGACCGACCGCCTGCTGGAACTGGCCGCGCGCGTGGATGCGCGCTGCCGGGGCCGCGAACTCGACATGCTGCTGGCCACCGGCGAGCAGGCGAGCGCCGCGCTGCTGGCGATGGCGCTGGCGGGCGAGGGCGTCGCCGCGGTTTCGCTGACCGGCGCGCAGGCGCGCATCCTGACCGACGGCGTCTGGAACCGCGCGCGCATCACCGGCATCGAGGACGGCGCGATTCGCCGCCATCTCGACGCCGGCAAGGCGGTGATCGTCGCCGGCTTTCAGGGCGTGGACGGCGGCGGCAACATCACGACGCTCGGGCGCGGCGGTTCCGACACCAGCGCCGTCGCCGTCGCCGCCGCGCTCGGCGCGCGCGAGTGCCGCATCTACAGCGATGTGGACGGCGTCTATACGACCGACCCGCGCGTCGAGAACAAGGCGCGGCGCCTCGACCGGATCACCTTCGAGGAAATGCTCGAGATGGCGAGCCTCGGCTCGAAGATACTGCAGATACGCTCGGTTGAACTGGCGGGCAAGTATAATGTGCCGCTGAGGGTGCTCTCGACCTTCCGTCCGGGGCCGGGCACCCGCATCACCTACGAGGAAAATAACTTGGAAAATCCGGGGATTGCGGGCATTGCGTTCCAGCGCGACGAGGCCCAGTTGACGGTGCGCGGCGTGCCCGACAAGCCGGGCGTCGCGGCCAGGATACTGGGGCCGGTCGCCGACGACAACATCGAGGTGGACATGATCGTCCAGAATGTCGGCTCGCGCGACGGCACCGCCGATTTCACCTTCACCGTTCACCGCCGCGACTACGAGCGCGCCAGCGCGATTCTGGAGAAGACGGTGGCCGCGCTCGGCGCCGGGCGCGTCCTCGGCGACGACTCCATCGTCAAGGTTTCGCTGGTGGGCGTCGGCATGCGTTCGCACTCGGGCGTGGCGTCGAAGATGTTTCGCGCGCTCGCCGGCGAGGGAATTGACATCCGCATGATCTCGACTTCCGAGATCAAGATTTCGGTGGTGCTCGAGGAGAAAAACATGGAAACCGCGGTGCGCGTTCTGCACGACGCCTTTCAACTGGAAAGCGGCGGTGTGTTGTGA
- the truA gene encoding tRNA pseudouridine(38-40) synthase TruA yields the protein MKFAVCLEYDGADFSGWQSQSHARSVQDCVEAALSAVADHEVKVVCAGRTDAGVHATGQIVHFESAATRAEDDWRRGANSHLPDDVRARWVRAVAGDFHARFSALRRRYRYVILNAPAASALLRRLTAPVRRPLEAGAMHAAAQALVGEHDFSGYRGAGCRSRTPMRRVESVAVRRDGRFVYVDICANAFLQHMVRNIVGVLVEIGCGDRPRDDARRVLEWRDRTRGGVTAEGAGLYLVAIEYDARYALPGDAVWPRF from the coding sequence GTGAAGTTTGCGGTATGCCTGGAGTACGACGGAGCGGATTTTTCCGGATGGCAGAGCCAGTCGCACGCGCGCAGCGTTCAGGACTGCGTTGAGGCCGCGCTGTCGGCGGTCGCCGACCACGAGGTCAAGGTGGTTTGCGCCGGGCGCACCGACGCCGGCGTTCACGCCACCGGCCAGATTGTGCATTTTGAGTCCGCCGCCACGCGCGCCGAAGACGACTGGCGGCGCGGCGCCAACAGCCATCTGCCGGACGATGTGCGCGCGCGCTGGGTGCGGGCGGTGGCCGGTGATTTTCACGCGCGTTTCAGCGCGCTGCGGCGGCGTTACCGCTATGTGATACTGAACGCGCCGGCGGCGTCGGCGCTGCTGCGCCGCCTCACCGCGCCGGTGCGCCGCCCGCTCGAGGCCGGCGCGATGCACGCCGCCGCGCAGGCGCTGGTCGGCGAGCACGACTTCAGCGGCTACCGCGGCGCCGGCTGCCGCTCGCGGACGCCGATGCGCCGCGTTGAAAGCGTGGCTGTCCGCCGCGACGGGCGCTTTGTCTATGTGGATATCTGCGCCAACGCCTTCTTGCAGCACATGGTCAGGAACATCGTCGGCGTGCTGGTGGAGATCGGCTGCGGCGACCGCCCGCGCGATGACGCGCGCCGGGTGCTTGAATGGCGCGACCGCACGCGCGGCGGCGTCACCGCCGAAGGCGCCGGCCTCTACCTGGTTGCGATAGAATACGACGCGCGTTACGCCCTGCCGGGCGACGCCGTCTGGCCGCGCTTTTGA